Genomic segment of Peribacillus frigoritolerans:
ACCTAATGATGTTGAGGTGCTGACGGTTACAAATGCGGAGGAACATGAATACTTAGGTGACTATATTGCTAGCCGTCTGATCGGTACAAAAGCGATTTCATCTTCTGCGATTACTTTGGAGGAAAAAGGGACCGGACTTAAATTGGAGTCGAAAAACATTAATTGGGTTTCCGATGAAATGTATATCAATGCACTGGCAACTGCTGGAGTAAAGGATGCTACAGTTTATGTCACCGCGCCAATACCAGTCTCCGGTACAGCGGCTTTGACAGGCGTCATTAAAGCCTATGAAATTTCTGCCGACAAGAAGATTCCTGAAGATGTGAAACAGGCAGCGAATGAAGAAATGGTGAAAACAGCAAAATTGGGTGACGAAATCGGTACAGAAGAAGCCTCTGCACTCGTTACGAAAATCAAAGAGGAAATGGCTGCAAATCCACCAGCCAATACTGAGGAGGTCCGCGAGGTGGTCGAGTCTTCAGCAAAAGACCTTGGAATCACCTTAAATGATGCTCAAGTCCAAAGTTTAATTGATTTATTCAATAAGCTAAAAGAATTGGATATTGATTGGAACGCTGTCGGTGATCAGCTTACTGCAGCTAAAGATAAGCTTTCCAATTTTCTTGAATCCGAAGAGGGTCAATCATTTCTGGATAAATTGAAAGAAGTCTTCAGTAGTTTAATAGACGCGATCAAGTCACTTTTCAGCTGAATCCAATAAAAAGGGATGGCCAATGCCATCCCTTTCAGAATGTAGGTAAACTCGATGAAAATCGAGTTTGCCCACAGTTTTTTTATAACAGTACAATTTGACCGTTGATTTCCACTACAGGCACTCGCTTTCCGCGGGCGGTCCGGGAGCCTCCTCGGCGCTATTGCGCCTGCGGGGTCTCCCTTTGACGCGCTTTCCCCGCAGGAGTCTCGTCCCTTCCGTTCCAATCAACTTTGATATAAAATTTAGATAGAAACAATTCCTGAGGTCTTGAAGGTATTGCTTTGGCTTATTTGGTTCGGGAACAACATTTAGCAAAGTTACGTTTTCCAAGCCCTTTTATTTACAAACTGAAAGGATGGCCAATGCCATCCTTTTTTCTATTCTTTATTGACGACTGCCGCTTCATGAAGGGCCAAATCCAAATGGATAAGATCTTCGTACGTCTCGCGTTTGATGACCAACCGGGCTTCTCCATTTTCGGCAAAGACGACTGCCGGTCTCGGAATCCGATTGTAATTATTCGACATGGAATATCCATATGCCCCTGTACAAAATACCGCCAAAACATCACCGCGGCCGGCTTTTGGCAATGGTAAATCCCAAATCAGCATATCTCCGCTTTCACAGCATTTCCCGGCAATGGACACTGTCTCTTCTACAGGGTCAAGCGGCCGGTTTGCCAGAATTGCATCATACTTCGCCTCATAAAGAGCTGGACGTATATTATCACTCATGCCCCCATCAACGGCAATATATTTACGGACATTAGGAACTTCCTTTTCAGAACCGACCTTGTATAACGTCACACCGGCGTCTCCGACTAAAGAACGGCCAGGTTCGATCCAGATTTCAGGCATCACTAAATCGGAATCAGCAATCAGGTCCTGCACTTCCCTAACGATTTCCTCAACGTATTGAGACGCCGGTAGCGGGTCGTCCTCTTGTGTATATCGAATCCCGAATCCCCCTCCGAGATTCAATACCTTTGGTTGAAACCCTACAGAATCGTGCCAATCATTCAGCTTGCCAATAATTTTTTGGGCCGCGAGAAGGAAACCTGTCGTTTGAAAGATCTGCGAACCTATATGGCAGTGCAGCCCCAGAACTTCCAGGAATCCACTTTTCAACGCTTGCCTAAGGGCTGCTTCGGCCTGGCCGTTAATAAGATCAAAACCAAATTTCGAATCTTCTTGCCCTGTCAAAATATAATCATGCGTATGGGCTTCAATACCTGGCGTTACACGAAGAAGGATTTTCACCTTTTGTTCACGGTTTGTACAAATTTCTTCCAACAGTGTCAACTCTGAAAAATTATCGACTACTATACAGCCAATGTCATAATCCAAAGCCATATGTAGCTCTTCTTCACTTTTGTTATTTCCATGAAAGTGAATCCGTTCCGTTGGGAAATTTGCCTTAATTGCCGTATACAATTCCCCCGCTGAGACAACATCGAGAGAAAGTCCTTCTTGCTCAGCCAACTGGATCATGGCAATCGAAGAAAAAGCCTTACTTGCGTAAGCAACTTGAGCTGAAATTCCCAATTCCTCAAAAGTTCTCTTAAACCCTCTTGCCCGTTCGCGAATTAGCTCTACATCATAAACATATAATGGTGTGCCAAATTGTTCGATCAATTCAATCGTGTCCACTCCGCCAATCTCCAGATGTCCACGTTCATTGACACCACCGGTTCCGTACAAATGCATGATAGCCTCACCTTCCTGACTTAAAACTAAAGATTAATAAGAAATGAGGCAGCCTCAAATAAAGAAACCCTGCTGTAAAAGGTTCTCTATATGAACAAGCCTCATCCGAATCGATTATCCCATGTAAATATTGTTCTCTATGACTGCTTAGTAGTTCGAAGGGAAAGACAGATTGGTTTAAACTCCAAAGAGTCATAGTAGCTTTATCTCTTTGTGAAGCTTAACTTTACCGCTTTATCCGAATAAAATTAAATTACCACAACTTTTCGACAACATCAACCTTTAGATTTTCTCGGCTGCCTATATAAATCCTGGGGATGTACAATACTCGGACGTTCTATAGAACCTGGATAAGGTCTTCTAAATATTATATGTGACAAGGCTTTCGGCTGAAACGGTAGAAGCGGCCATAAATAAGGTGTATTTAACGTTTTTATGCTAGTAAGCATGATAATGTATAGCGTGATGCCTATGACTAGGCCAGGCACTTTAAATAAAGCGACCAAAACTAGCAGGGCCAAACGGGAAATTTTATTCGCAACCCCTAGTTCTAAACTTGGAGTGACAAATGTACCGATTGTAGCCACTGAAGCGTAGAGAACTACTTCAGGAACAAAGAGGCCAACATCTATCGCTATCTGCCCTATCAAAACTGCCGCAACCAAGCCCATCGCCGTAGAAAGCGGGGTCGGAGTATGAACGGCTGCCATCCTTAGAAATTCTATCCCAATATCGGATATGAAGATTTGGACTACAATGGGTATATGCGTTTTTTCATTCGGTCCGATATACTCGAACTTTTCCGGCAGGAGGGAAGGCTCTAAACAAAACAATAACCAAATCGGCAGCAAGAATAACGAAACGAAAATCCCGAGAAACCGGACCCAGCGCACCAAGGTTCCCACGGCAGGTGCCTGTCGATACTCCTCAGCGTGTTGCATGTGATGGAAAAGAGTGGACGGGGTAATGATGACACTCGGTGAAGTATCCACATAAATAAGGACATGCCCCTCAAGCAAATGCGTTGCCGCCACATCAGCCCGTTCCGTGTATCTGACAAGCGGGTATGGATTATACTTTTGATTGACGATGAACTCTTCGATCGTTTTATCAGACATCGTTATGCCATCAACCTCAATACTATTCAATTCCTTACGAACGATTTCTATTAAATCGGGATCGGCAATATCTTTAATGTAGCCGATGGATATATCCGATTTCGATCGTTCCCCTACATGCAGCATTTCGAAACGTAATCTTTCATCCCGGATTCTCCGTCTGGTTATCGCTGTGTTAATGATGATATTCTCGACAAAACCATCCCTTGATCCACGGACGACTTTTTCCGTATCGGGTTCTACTGGCTGTCTCCCGGGATAACTCCTGACATCCACAACCAATCCTATTGGTTTACCATCAACAACAACGACTATTAAACCGGATAATACCTGATCAACAAGCTCATCCATCGTCTTTATTTCCTGAACGGATTGGTGTACGAGCAAGTCTTTGACTACATCAAAAACTTTAGTAGACACGATATCGGCATTTTTGTTATGAATAAGAGAATCGAGGATATCGATGATGTACTCTGTATCCGTCAGCCCGTTTATATAGTAAATATGCACATCTTTTCTATAGACCTTTATCTTTCTTACTCCTAAGTCGAAGCTGACGCCTAGACCTACTTTCTCTTCCATGTACGCGTCAACTTCCGCTACCCTACTCGGAATCGGCATCATGTTTTGAGGTTTTTCTGAAGTCATTATGACCACTCCTTTCCAATATGATTTCCACCGCTAGCTTCGTTATCGGTGCTCCTCTTTTAAAATCGTCCTGATGGGACATTTTCCCTATATCTCCTATCCCCACTACGATGGGAACATGTAATTGATCGATGCAATACACCGTATCTCCTGTTATCTTGCCCAGTTCAAATTCCTCGGCGCCGTATTTATCAACCCCGTTCGGTGTCAAATTACCATCACGGTCAATACAGATATCCACCTTGGTCCATTCTTCCCTTCTAGTCCTTGAAGCGACCGCTATTACGCCAAGGACATTAATATCAGGGTGTCCGGCAACTACCTTCATTGCCTGTTCGCCTGATCCTTCTCCTATAAAACCGCTATCATCAAACATGACCAATACAGGATCATACTTCGCCTTTTTTATTAATTCAACTAACTCCAAGCCCGTATATCGTGATGGATTACCTTGGGACATGGAGATACATCTTCCCCCAATTTCCTTGGCTACATGCTCGACAGCCCGTTTCGCATACTCATCTCCATCCGTAATCAATATCACTTTTCGTTTGGTCACCATCTTGGGCCTACCTTTCATCATCAGGAATAGTTACCATAAACTTATAAATCAACAAAATAAATCCATTGGAATAATGATCCGGCTATTTTTCCCAATACGAGTGCCATCAACAGATAAATGATCTTCTCTTGAATTCCGATTCGTTTTGAAAGAACCGGAAATACATTCAGGACTTCAGTTAAGGCAGCAGCGAGCATCCCATTAAATATCCCGTCAGCCAAACCGATCGGAATTAATAAAAAATGCGGGAGGGAAAGTTCCGTTTCCTGTAATCCTAACCATGTTCCTGCGACAACCCCGGCTATGATGGCTCCTTCGTAGTAATGTATCATTTTCATTGTTTTTGTCAGCTGAGTCAGCCTCGGAATCACCCCAAGTACAGTTAAAAACGCTACAAAACCGGCACCTGTCGCAAAACCCCCGGCTAAACCGACAAAGATTCCGAAGATGATTTTACCGGTCATCAAGGTGGCGCACGTTCTCCTTATTTTCATTCATGATTACATAACGGTCCAAATCCTGCTGATAGTTGAACATTTCAACCTCGAGCGGACTAGGTTCCTCATTGAAGCGTTTTTTAAAGAAGTGATTAAAAAATAAAATCATGCCCATACCAAGGCCGAAGCTATATGGGATTTGGATCAATAACGGCTTATCTTCCACTTTTCCCGTTATTATAGTAAAGATTTTTTGATGCACTTCCCCCATGCTGACATCCACATGAAAATTCATGATCGTCATTCCGCCGCCGACAAATAACAAAAACCAAACTAAGGCGAATGTCAGGTATGACATTTTCTTTTTCGAGAGGATGATTTCGATGATCGTTTGGGAGGGCCCGAATGTCTCCACTTCAATAGTCGGATCCACCTTGCGGATGGCCATGATAACTTGAGCCAAATCAATGACAATAATATTCCTATCTTCCTTCTTGACCGTTAATAATATGATTTCTTCAATTAAGGCAATCACTTCTTCAGGTCCGATTATCCTTGCAATATCTTTTATCCTCACCGTTTGATTTCCCTTTACTTGTACACGGTTCCTCATCCTGATATATACAACTGCCACTATCATCACATCCCGACCTTTTATTTCCTTATGCTAGTAGTATGGATTGGAAACAGTTTGAAAATGCAGGAAGTGAACCATGTCCAAATATTACTAATTTGAAAACAAAAAAAGACACGCTGCAATGACAGCATGTCTTTTTGATTTAGATTCATACTTTAATGAGTGGGGAAGAAAATCAGCTGAACCAAAAATATCAATCCAAAAATATAAATGAGCGGATGTACGGATTTTCCTTTTCCACTGAATACCTTCATAAGGGGATACGTAATGAACCCGATTGCAATCCCTGTAGATATACTTGAAGTAAGCGGCATCGTTAAAATGATGGCAAATGCCGGAAATGCCTCATCGAAAATTTTCCAATTGACTTTAGCCAGTCCTTCCATCATGAAACATCCCACGATGATCAAAACAGGAGCTGTGATTGCTTGAACTGAAGAAATTGCCGATATCAATGGAGAAAAGAAAATCGATGCAGCAAACAAGATTGCCACGACTGTAGCGGTTAATCCCGTACGTCCGCCAGCGGCCACTCCCGTACTAGATTCAACATAGGCAGTCGAAGGGCTTGTACCAAACATCGAGCCGACTGTCGTCGCAATCGCATCACCTAAAAAGGCTTTCTTGGCACGGGGGATTTTCCCATCCTTCGTTAGTCCTGCCTGTTCCGTCACGCCAATCAAGGTTCCTGTCGTATCAAAAATCGTCACAAGTAAAAAGGCGAAAACAATTGAATATAAAGAATTCGTGAAGACCCCGGCAATATCGATATCGAAAAATACCGGTGTTGGAGGTACAGATAAGACCCCATCGAAGTTGAGCAAACCGATAAAGTAGCCAATGATTGCCGTAACGATCATACCAATGAAAATTGCCCCTTTAATATTACGGGCCATAAAAATTAAGGTAATGAATAAGCCTGCTAATGCTAAAACGGTTCCAGGCTGATGCAAATCGCCAAGTGTCACCATCGTTGATTCATTAGGAACTACGATTCCAGCATTTTTTAATCCGATAAACGCAATGAATAAACCAATTCCTGATGTAATGCCATACTTTAATGAGTTAGGAATCGCATCAATTATCATTTTACGCAAGCTTGTCACGCTAATTAGCAGAAATAGCAAACCAGCAATGAAAACCGTACCGAATACGGTCTGGTATGAAAGGCCCTGTGCCCCCACTACGCTGGCAAAATACGCATTCAAACCCATCCCTGGTGCTATCGCAATCGGGTATTTTGCAACGAGTCCCATGATAAGGGTACCAATCACCGCTGATATGACCGTTGCCATGAAAACTTGTTCAAATGGTATTCCGATTGAAGACAATAAAGCCGGATTCACGATTAGGATATAAACCATAGTCAAAAATGTCGTAACACCCGCCATGACTTCTGTACGGACATCCGTCCCATTTTCTTTCAGGGAGAAAAACTTTTCCATAAACATATTTTAGACCTCCAGATCTAAAGGAAACACCGACAACCGTTTGCACGAAAAGACAAGGTGTCCTAATATTGTACTGCATCAACGTTTTCCCTAATCATTATTGATTAAAAGAAAGCTAAAAAAACGAATGAAAAACGCGACCTTTACTATAATATTCGTTTTTAATCCTAAATTCAACTAAAAAATTCGACCCCGCTCATATTTTCATTCTACTTGATAAGAACCTCTTTTACTTTTTCCTAAAATCAATCATTTATTTTCAAGCTCAATGAAAAACCACATGAATCATTGATTCATGTGGTTTTTCATTTGCTGAAGAATCTTCTTTTCCAGCCTTGACACCTGGACTTGGGAGATACCAAGCCTTGCCGCCACTTCCGATTGCGTCTGATCTTTATAATACCTCAGGAAAACAATCAGCCTTTCACGTTCATTCAATTCTTGTATGGCTTCTTTCAAAGCGATTTGATCGAACCAGGAGGTTTCATTATTGTCGGCAATCTGGTCAAGAAGAGTAATCGGATCTCCATCATTTTCGTAAACCGTTTCATGGATGGATGAAGGGCTCCTGCTAGCTTCTTGGGCCATGATGATTTCCTCTGGCGACAGCTCTAGATGTTCCGCCAATTCATTGACAGTCGGAACACGGCCGTACGTCTTTGAAAGCTCCTCTTTGGCCCGGCGAATTTTATTCGCCATTTCCTTTAATGACCGGCTTACTTTAACCGTTCCGTCATCACGGATAAAACGTTGGATTTCACCAATGATCATAGGCACAGCATACGTTGAGAATTTCACTTCAAACGATAAGTCAAATTTATCCACGGACTTTAACAGACCAATACAGCCTATTTGATAAAGGTCATCCGGTTCGTAACCTCGATTGAGGAATCTTTGCACTACTGACCATACAAGCCTCAGATTGCTGTTGACAATCAGATTTCTCGCATCTTGGTCACCGCTCTGGCTGCGTTGGATTAAATTCCGCAATTCCTCATCTTTTAAATGGGGCTGGCCTTTCTTGCTCTTCTCGTTTTTAACCTCCACATCCATATGCAAGTCTCCCTTAATTGCACAAAGCTCTGCTTGTAGTTAAGTGCTTTTTTAATCGAATGATCGTGCCTTCGCCCTTATGGGAAATAATATTGATTTCATCCATGAAGTTTTCCATGATGGTGAATCCCATACCGGAACGTTCAAGTTCGGGTTTTGTCGTAAATAACGGCTGTTTAGCCTCCTCGACGTCTTCAATGCCCAGTCCTTCATCCCGGATGGTCAATTCCACAGTATCGCCTTCGATGATCACTGAAATGTATACCCAACCTTCCGGGTCACTCTCATACCCATGGATAATCGAATTCGTAACGGCTTCTGACACGACAGTCTTGATCTCTGTCAATTCATCCATCGTCGGGTCCAATTGGGCAATGAAAGCCGCAACAGTTACCCTGGCAAAAGATTCATTTTGGCTAAGTGCAGAAAATTTCGTTTCCATTTTATTTTTCATTTTAGGCAACCCCCAGTCTTTGCAAAGCGTTTTTTTCGGATAGTTCCATTTTAACAATTTTAAACAACCCTGACATCTCAAATAACCGCTTTACTGCTGGAGAAATTGCACAGACCACCATTTCACCTTGCTTTTTATTCACCTGCTTATAGCGCCCTAAAATAACTCCGAGCCCTGAACTGTCCATAAAATCCAATTCTTCCATGTTGAGGATGATATGTTTGATATTATGCTTTTGAATGGCTGCCTCTGCCTGGTTTTTCAATTTTTCTGCTGTATGATGATCTAAATCACCTTTGAGACGAATGCACAATACACGATTTTTCGCCTCCATATTAATCGTAAGACTCATTATATACAGCCTCCTTCACTGTCTTATAAAGAGTCAAATTCTCTTTTTCACCTGCCGATTCCTCCTTACTAGCAAAACTAGTGGAGATTCGCCTAAATTAGTACGATTAACAGGCATTGCGACAATTTATTCTATTTCGCTTGGGTAAACATGCCGAAAGCCCGTTTATACAATTGCCACCAGCTGGCATTTTCAACAGTTTCCTTCGCAACAATCGGAGATTCGACATACACCTTGCCGTTTTTCTTCAATTCAAGAGTACCAATTTCATCACCTTTTTTAATCGGGGCATCCAAATCTTTATCAAGCGTGATTTTTTTTGTAAAGTCCTTTGCCGTTCCGTTTTTGGCTGTCAAAACTGAAATAGGTTCACTTGTCACACCCACCACCGATTTCTTGTCTCCTTTACTTACCTTTGCTTCACCTAACACCTCGCCTCGTTTATAAATCGGGTATGTGATATATTGTGAAAATGCATAATCTAACATCTTGGTGACCTGAGCGTTTCGTTCCTTAGGGGAAACGGCTCCGAAAACGACGGCAATGACACGCATATTCCCTTTTTTGGCGGTCGCTGTCAAACAATACTTCGCTTCATTTGTGAATCCTGTCTTCAGTCCATCGACCCCAGGGTAAAATTTCACCAATCTGTTCGTGTTGACAAGCCAGAATTTCTTTTCGGTATTTTCACGGAGATAATCTTCATATGTACCCGTGAACCTTGTAATCGTATCGTATTTCAATAATTCCTTCGCCATGATCGACATATCATTTGCCGAACTGTAATGATCTTTAACAGGAAGGCCTGTTGCGTTTTGGAACTTTGTATTTTTCAACCCGAGATCTTTCGCCCTTTTGTTCATTTTCCTGACAAACTCTTCTTCCGATCCAGCTAGACGTTCAGCCATCGCCACCGATGCATCATTCGCCGAACCAATCGAGATGCCCTTGAGCATTTGTTCTGTGGTCATTTCTTCACCTGGCTCGAGGAAGATCTGGGAACCGCCCATCGATGCTGCATACTCACTAGTCCTTATTTTCTCCTTCATGCTAAGTTCGCCTTTATCAATCGCTTCCATGATCAGCAGCATTGTCATGATTTTCGTCATGCTTGCCGGCGAAAGACGAACGTCTGCATTTTTATCATAGAGAACAGTACCTGTATCCCGTTCAATCAAAATAGCCGATTTAGCATTTGCCGCCAATTCGACTCCTTTTTCCTCAGCTGCTTTTGTATGTGGGATGCTAAAACCCATTGCTACCAATACGGTTAAAAATAGAGAAAGAATCCGCTTCATCTCCATACCCTCCAATCTTTATAGAATTTATTTTTTCCATTAAACCCATTTTTATACAAATAAAGATGAATTTTGAACATATACTGGATATAGGGTAACAAAGTGAACCAAATTAAAAGAGGATGCGCATGGGCATCCTCTTTTAAACATTCAATGAAATAAACGTAAAAAGGCCGCTCAAAAGCGCGGCCCTTTTTGGAAAATATTTATTCCATGATCTCTTTATAGATCAAAGTAGGTTTTTCTATTTTCTCTTTTGAAATCGCAATGCTTTCATACAATTTTTCTTTTACCTTTGAAACATCTTCGAAGTTGCTGTAAATCGTCACAAGGGATTCACCTTTTGCCACGGTTTCCCCGATTTTTTTACGAAGTACCAGTCCGACTGCCAAATCAATCTCTGATTCCTTAGTCGCCCGCCCGGCACCTAACAGCATGGCTGCCGTTCCTACTTCATCAGCGATGATTTCCGATACATATCCGTCCTCTTTCGCTTCCAGCTCGAAAGTATGAGCAGCCTGCGGCAGTTTTTCCGGCTGATCTACAACCGAACCGTCGCCTCCCTGCGCTTCCAAGAAAATCTTGAATGAGTTAAGTGCAGAACCATCCTTTATCGCATTTTCCAGCAAGGTTCTTGCTTCTTCCAGCGAACTTGCCTTTTTGGCAAGGTATACCATATGGCTTCCTAGTGTTAAAGAAAGTTCCGTTAAATCTTCCGGTCCCTCTCCTTTAAGCGTATCGATGGCTTCCTTCACTTCTAGAGCATTTCCGATTGCGTAACCCAACGGTTGGCTCATATCGGAAATGACAGCCATCGTGTTTCGTCCCACATTGTTTCCAATGCTAACCATTGCATGCGCCAACTCTTCGGAATCTTCGAGCGTTTTCATGAAAGCGCCCGCTCCCGTTTTAACATCAAGTACGATTGCATCAGCACCAGCGGCGATTTTCTTACTCATGATCGATCCAGCAATCAAACCGATACTGTTAACGGTACCCGTAACATCGCGCAATGCATATAGCTTTTTGTCGGCGGGAGTCAGGTTACCACTTTGCCCAATGACAGCTATCTTATTTTTATTGACAAGTCGGATGAACTCGTCATTTTCTATTTCGACATGAAATCCTTTTACAGACTCCAACTTATCGATCGTTCCGCCTGTATGGCCAAGACCCCGTCCTGACATCTTTGCCACTGGAACACCTACAGCAGCAACCAATGGTCCAAGCACTAGAGTTGTGGTATCACCAACACCGCCTGTTGAATGTTTATCGACCTTAATTCCTTCAATCATCGATAAATCAATTTGATCTCCTGATTCGACC
This window contains:
- the spoIIAA gene encoding anti-sigma F factor antagonist; its protein translation is MSLTINMEAKNRVLCIRLKGDLDHHTAEKLKNQAEAAIQKHNIKHIILNMEELDFMDSSGLGVILGRYKQVNKKQGEMVVCAISPAVKRLFEMSGLFKIVKMELSEKNALQRLGVA
- a CDS encoding DUF1002 domain-containing protein, with protein sequence MKKMNKWVIVTILLCLLLPYKAFADAAVGEMIVTLGENLTNEQKNMILSEMKAPNDVEVLTVTNAEEHEYLGDYIASRLIGTKAISSSAITLEEKGTGLKLESKNINWVSDEMYINALATAGVKDATVYVTAPIPVSGTAALTGVIKAYEISADKKIPEDVKQAANEEMVKTAKLGDEIGTEEASALVTKIKEEMAANPPANTEEVREVVESSAKDLGITLNDAQVQSLIDLFNKLKELDIDWNAVGDQLTAAKDKLSNFLESEEGQSFLDKLKEVFSSLIDAIKSLFS
- a CDS encoding stage V sporulation protein AA yields the protein MVAVVYIRMRNRVQVKGNQTVRIKDIARIIGPEEVIALIEEIILLTVKKEDRNIIVIDLAQVIMAIRKVDPTIEVETFGPSQTIIEIILSKKKMSYLTFALVWFLLFVGGGMTIMNFHVDVSMGEVHQKIFTIITGKVEDKPLLIQIPYSFGLGMGMILFFNHFFKKRFNEEPSPLEVEMFNYQQDLDRYVIMNENKENVRHLDDR
- the lysA gene encoding diaminopimelate decarboxylase encodes the protein MHLYGTGGVNERGHLEIGGVDTIELIEQFGTPLYVYDVELIRERARGFKRTFEELGISAQVAYASKAFSSIAMIQLAEQEGLSLDVVSAGELYTAIKANFPTERIHFHGNNKSEEELHMALDYDIGCIVVDNFSELTLLEEICTNREQKVKILLRVTPGIEAHTHDYILTGQEDSKFGFDLINGQAEAALRQALKSGFLEVLGLHCHIGSQIFQTTGFLLAAQKIIGKLNDWHDSVGFQPKVLNLGGGFGIRYTQEDDPLPASQYVEEIVREVQDLIADSDLVMPEIWIEPGRSLVGDAGVTLYKVGSEKEVPNVRKYIAVDGGMSDNIRPALYEAKYDAILANRPLDPVEETVSIAGKCCESGDMLIWDLPLPKAGRGDVLAVFCTGAYGYSMSNNYNRIPRPAVVFAENGEARLVIKRETYEDLIHLDLALHEAAVVNKE
- a CDS encoding NCS2 family permease, which gives rise to MEKFFSLKENGTDVRTEVMAGVTTFLTMVYILIVNPALLSSIGIPFEQVFMATVISAVIGTLIMGLVAKYPIAIAPGMGLNAYFASVVGAQGLSYQTVFGTVFIAGLLFLLISVTSLRKMIIDAIPNSLKYGITSGIGLFIAFIGLKNAGIVVPNESTMVTLGDLHQPGTVLALAGLFITLIFMARNIKGAIFIGMIVTAIIGYFIGLLNFDGVLSVPPTPVFFDIDIAGVFTNSLYSIVFAFLLVTIFDTTGTLIGVTEQAGLTKDGKIPRAKKAFLGDAIATTVGSMFGTSPSTAYVESSTGVAAGGRTGLTATVVAILFAASIFFSPLISAISSVQAITAPVLIIVGCFMMEGLAKVNWKIFDEAFPAFAIILTMPLTSSISTGIAIGFITYPLMKVFSGKGKSVHPLIYIFGLIFLVQLIFFPTH
- the sigF gene encoding RNA polymerase sporulation sigma factor SigF gives rise to the protein MDVEVKNEKSKKGQPHLKDEELRNLIQRSQSGDQDARNLIVNSNLRLVWSVVQRFLNRGYEPDDLYQIGCIGLLKSVDKFDLSFEVKFSTYAVPMIIGEIQRFIRDDGTVKVSRSLKEMANKIRRAKEELSKTYGRVPTVNELAEHLELSPEEIIMAQEASRSPSSIHETVYENDGDPITLLDQIADNNETSWFDQIALKEAIQELNERERLIVFLRYYKDQTQSEVAARLGISQVQVSRLEKKILQQMKNHMNQ
- a CDS encoding D-alanyl-D-alanine carboxypeptidase family protein, translated to MKRILSLFLTVLVAMGFSIPHTKAAEEKGVELAANAKSAILIERDTGTVLYDKNADVRLSPASMTKIMTMLLIMEAIDKGELSMKEKIRTSEYAASMGGSQIFLEPGEEMTTEQMLKGISIGSANDASVAMAERLAGSEEEFVRKMNKRAKDLGLKNTKFQNATGLPVKDHYSSANDMSIMAKELLKYDTITRFTGTYEDYLRENTEKKFWLVNTNRLVKFYPGVDGLKTGFTNEAKYCLTATAKKGNMRVIAVVFGAVSPKERNAQVTKMLDYAFSQYITYPIYKRGEVLGEAKVSKGDKKSVVGVTSEPISVLTAKNGTAKDFTKKITLDKDLDAPIKKGDEIGTLELKKNGKVYVESPIVAKETVENASWWQLYKRAFGMFTQAK
- the spoIIAB gene encoding anti-sigma F factor — encoded protein: MKNKMETKFSALSQNESFARVTVAAFIAQLDPTMDELTEIKTVVSEAVTNSIIHGYESDPEGWVYISVIIEGDTVELTIRDEGLGIEDVEEAKQPLFTTKPELERSGMGFTIMENFMDEINIISHKGEGTIIRLKKHLTTSRALCN
- a CDS encoding stage V sporulation protein AB; the encoded protein is MTGKIIFGIFVGLAGGFATGAGFVAFLTVLGVIPRLTQLTKTMKMIHYYEGAIIAGVVAGTWLGLQETELSLPHFLLIPIGLADGIFNGMLAAALTEVLNVFPVLSKRIGIQEKIIYLLMALVLGKIAGSLFQWIYFVDL
- a CDS encoding spore germination protein; this translates as MMPIPSRVAEVDAYMEEKVGLGVSFDLGVRKIKVYRKDVHIYYINGLTDTEYIIDILDSLIHNKNADIVSTKVFDVVKDLLVHQSVQEIKTMDELVDQVLSGLIVVVVDGKPIGLVVDVRSYPGRQPVEPDTEKVVRGSRDGFVENIIINTAITRRRIRDERLRFEMLHVGERSKSDISIGYIKDIADPDLIEIVRKELNSIEVDGITMSDKTIEEFIVNQKYNPYPLVRYTERADVAATHLLEGHVLIYVDTSPSVIITPSTLFHHMQHAEEYRQAPAVGTLVRWVRFLGIFVSLFLLPIWLLFCLEPSLLPEKFEYIGPNEKTHIPIVVQIFISDIGIEFLRMAAVHTPTPLSTAMGLVAAVLIGQIAIDVGLFVPEVVLYASVATIGTFVTPSLELGVANKISRLALLVLVALFKVPGLVIGITLYIIMLTSIKTLNTPYLWPLLPFQPKALSHIIFRRPYPGSIERPSIVHPQDLYRQPRKSKG
- a CDS encoding stage V sporulation protein AE; amino-acid sequence: MVTKRKVILITDGDEYAKRAVEHVAKEIGGRCISMSQGNPSRYTGLELVELIKKAKYDPVLVMFDDSGFIGEGSGEQAMKVVAGHPDINVLGVIAVASRTRREEWTKVDICIDRDGNLTPNGVDKYGAEEFELGKITGDTVYCIDQLHVPIVVGIGDIGKMSHQDDFKRGAPITKLAVEIILERSGHNDFRKTSKHDADSE